A stretch of Desulfurivibrio alkaliphilus AHT 2 DNA encodes these proteins:
- a CDS encoding hemolysin family protein — translation MDPSPEPAPAEPPTSPRAAESPFRRLLNLLGISKNPDTAEEIEKEIQEILDEGEEQGLITPEEGEMIAGIMELKDTQAYEVMTPRAEMVMAEAATPLADLLQLIIDRGFSRIPVYRDSPDQIIGILHAKDLLPYCLNGSEPPTAGMLAKPAVFVQEKSKVIKLLKSFQQQKNHMAVVNDEFGGVRGLITLEDIVEEIVGDIVDEHDRTTRRWKVVDPNTVLADAKVDIEEVEDFFGTELPEGPYESLGGLILHHLDQVPPPGVTLSIESLVFEVIAADKRRVLTVKIQKKIT, via the coding sequence ATGGACCCATCACCAGAACCCGCCCCCGCGGAGCCTCCGACTTCACCCAGGGCGGCGGAATCACCCTTCCGTCGCCTGCTGAATCTGCTCGGTATCAGCAAAAACCCCGACACCGCCGAGGAAATCGAAAAGGAAATCCAGGAGATCCTCGATGAAGGTGAAGAACAGGGGTTGATCACCCCCGAAGAGGGGGAAATGATCGCCGGGATCATGGAACTCAAAGACACCCAAGCCTACGAGGTAATGACCCCGCGGGCCGAAATGGTCATGGCGGAAGCCGCCACCCCGCTGGCGGACCTGCTCCAGCTCATCATCGACCGGGGGTTCAGCCGCATTCCGGTATACCGGGACAGCCCCGACCAGATCATCGGCATCCTGCACGCCAAAGATCTGCTGCCCTACTGCCTGAACGGCAGTGAGCCGCCCACCGCCGGGATGCTGGCCAAACCCGCCGTGTTTGTCCAGGAGAAGAGCAAGGTCATCAAACTGCTGAAAAGTTTTCAGCAGCAAAAAAACCATATGGCCGTGGTCAATGACGAATTCGGCGGGGTCAGGGGCCTGATTACCCTGGAAGACATTGTTGAGGAAATCGTCGGTGATATCGTGGATGAACACGACCGCACCACCCGGCGCTGGAAGGTGGTGGACCCAAATACGGTGCTGGCCGATGCCAAGGTCGATATCGAAGAAGTGGAAGATTTTTTCGGCACCGAGTTGCCGGAAGGACCTTACGAATCATTGGGCGGCCTGATTCTCCACCACCTGGACCAGGTGCCGCCGCCCGGGGTCACCCTGAGTATCGAATCCCTGGTCTTCGAGGTCATTGCGGCGGACAAGCGCCGGGTGCTCACGGTAAAAATCCAGAAAAAAATTACCTGA
- a CDS encoding biotin carboxylase N-terminal domain-containing protein has protein sequence MKDKVLIANRGEIALRIMQACRDLGLDYVVVYTEADEQSEHVQRNLDSKSNQRRAWRVASYTDPNDILAVADHTKCTAIHPGYGFFSEDYRFARRVTVRDQPLTFIGPKWEVIKDLGDKINTKRVANQLGIPTIPGTDGPIYNEIDAEEIARRLLEDQAEREIRQPSVLVKAAAGGGGMGIEEVHEIEQFRRVYRQVQNYAKRQFGDSGVLIEQCLRDYNHLEVQLLCSRHGERVHFGTRNCTIQSTGRQKRLEAAPGFDTSCFPYEFDAPAVLDEIVENSLKLASHVRYDNVGTWEWIVSRSGQPYLLEVNTRIQVENDVSARISYLDGKHPNLIREQIRLALGDKLGYSQADIEFRGASIELRIVAEDPQRGFAPWIGTISQFSYPRHEWSVVYSHVPIDRPYAIPSDYDPNLALALVWGESMAEAKQRARRFLDEMVIEGSNSAGAPINTNLQYLADNMDRLLTF, from the coding sequence TTGAAAGACAAGGTATTGATTGCCAACCGGGGTGAGATTGCCCTGCGTATTATGCAGGCCTGCCGGGATCTGGGGCTTGACTATGTGGTGGTATACACCGAGGCCGACGAGCAGTCCGAGCATGTGCAGCGCAATCTCGACAGTAAGAGCAACCAGCGCCGGGCCTGGCGGGTGGCCAGTTATACCGATCCCAACGATATCCTGGCGGTGGCCGACCACACCAAATGCACAGCCATTCATCCTGGTTACGGTTTTTTTTCGGAAGATTACCGTTTTGCCCGCCGGGTTACGGTTCGTGATCAGCCCCTGACCTTTATCGGTCCCAAATGGGAGGTGATCAAGGACCTGGGTGATAAAATCAACACCAAGCGGGTGGCCAACCAGTTGGGAATTCCCACCATTCCCGGCACCGACGGACCCATCTACAACGAGATTGATGCCGAGGAGATCGCCAGGCGCCTGCTTGAGGATCAGGCCGAACGGGAGATCAGGCAGCCTTCGGTGCTGGTTAAGGCGGCCGCCGGCGGCGGCGGGATGGGGATTGAAGAAGTACATGAAATAGAGCAGTTCCGCCGGGTTTACCGCCAGGTGCAGAACTATGCCAAGCGGCAGTTCGGTGATTCCGGGGTACTGATCGAACAATGCCTGCGTGATTATAATCATCTCGAGGTGCAGCTGCTCTGCAGTCGCCACGGTGAGCGGGTCCATTTCGGCACCCGTAACTGCACCATTCAAAGTACCGGCCGCCAGAAGCGGCTTGAGGCCGCGCCGGGTTTCGACACCTCCTGTTTTCCCTATGAATTCGACGCCCCGGCGGTTTTGGACGAGATCGTTGAAAATTCGCTGAAGCTGGCCTCGCATGTGCGCTACGACAACGTCGGCACCTGGGAGTGGATCGTCAGCCGCAGCGGCCAGCCTTACCTGCTGGAGGTCAATACCCGGATTCAGGTGGAAAATGATGTGTCGGCCCGGATCAGCTATCTTGACGGCAAGCATCCCAACCTGATTCGCGAGCAGATCAGGTTGGCCCTGGGCGATAAGTTGGGGTACAGTCAGGCTGATATTGAGTTCCGCGGTGCCAGCATCGAGCTGCGGATTGTCGCCGAAGACCCCCAGCGCGGCTTTGCCCCCTGGATCGGCACCATTTCGCAGTTTTCCTATCCCCGGCACGAATGGTCGGTGGTTTATTCCCATGTTCCCATCGATCGCCCTTACGCGATTCCCAGCGACTATGACCCCAACCTGGCCCTGGCCCTGGTCTGGGGTGAATCAATGGCCGAGGCCAAACAGCGTGCTCGGCGTTTCCTGGATGAGATGGTAATTGAAGGCAGCAACTCCGCCGGGGCACCAATTAATACCAACCTGCAATATCTGGCGGACAACATGGACCGCCTGTTGACTTTCTAA
- a CDS encoding acetyl-CoA carboxylase carboxyl transferase subunit alpha/beta → MEDLRKRLLKAEERISYLGWIKEGSEWANLPALQEKLQSLRDAFYEHSHEHLAEKIGALEESLTFLESRCEETLSPMERVRIVRSPLRFSLKDILENVYEEYTELGGEEDANIDPALVAARASIARRVKNKVVMQQVMVIGHEKGHGEEYRNGGSTKPWGNEKALRYMRVAETEGIPIHFYVFTPGAFPVEEYPGAGQQIARNLYAMAKLRVPMVAVTSEGGSGGAEAVGMGDFRLMFSHGYYSVISPEGAAAIEGKIREGVKVPKDLLENCAERLAITAEDNLRHGTIDRIIQEPLLGARRDDFTFFRRVKDEMIRATDEVVLKTKSLRAFRAYELKMEKAGPDDDLRVYVSWELADDEIGRLLQHRSRKYRQMATKAYREHLTTGAALYRRVGRGLAKFYYTIRYDVLKSRHKQVKKVMQDVSGEGSVLIKQMSAPFTAAYDFITRKPGSRATRGSAGWGTSSPEQIEYGEIYTSSLANEDRTVSCPNAERHGCKDLWVPDLYGEFCGVCENCGHHFPLEYQWYMKHLFEPDSIREFNADLASINPLSFPGFDKKLEAARKKTGRPCAMITFDARVMGIDIVVAMLYSDFRNGTVGAAEGEKFARACEIARIKRRPLLSYVHTTGGIRIHEGTMGVIQMPKCTMAVREYIDSGGLYIVVYDNNSYAGPVASFLGCSPYQFAIRSSRLGFAGPRVIRDTTGEDVPPDYHGARSALKRGHIQGIWDRRDFRRNLHKSLMTMGGGNLYYR, encoded by the coding sequence ATGGAAGACTTACGAAAACGTTTGCTCAAGGCCGAAGAGCGCATCAGTTACCTCGGCTGGATCAAGGAGGGCTCGGAATGGGCCAACCTGCCCGCCCTGCAGGAGAAGCTGCAGAGTCTGCGGGATGCCTTTTACGAGCACAGCCACGAGCACCTGGCGGAAAAAATCGGCGCCCTGGAGGAATCCCTGACTTTTCTGGAAAGTCGCTGCGAGGAGACCTTGAGCCCCATGGAACGGGTGCGGATCGTCCGCAGTCCGCTGCGGTTTTCGCTGAAAGATATCCTGGAAAACGTTTACGAGGAATATACCGAGCTGGGCGGTGAAGAAGATGCCAATATCGATCCGGCCCTGGTGGCGGCCCGGGCCAGTATTGCCCGGCGGGTCAAAAACAAGGTGGTGATGCAGCAGGTCATGGTCATCGGCCATGAAAAGGGGCACGGTGAGGAATACCGTAACGGCGGCAGCACCAAGCCCTGGGGCAACGAGAAGGCCCTGCGCTACATGCGGGTGGCGGAAACCGAAGGGATCCCCATCCACTTTTATGTTTTCACCCCGGGGGCCTTCCCCGTGGAAGAGTATCCCGGTGCCGGGCAGCAGATCGCTCGCAACCTCTACGCCATGGCCAAGTTACGAGTGCCGATGGTTGCGGTGACCTCGGAAGGGGGGTCAGGCGGGGCCGAGGCCGTGGGGATGGGTGATTTCCGGCTGATGTTTTCCCACGGCTATTATTCGGTCATTTCTCCGGAGGGGGCCGCCGCCATCGAGGGCAAGATCCGGGAAGGGGTCAAGGTGCCCAAAGACCTGCTGGAAAACTGCGCCGAGCGCCTGGCCATCACCGCCGAAGACAACCTGCGTCACGGCACCATCGATCGAATTATCCAGGAACCCCTGCTGGGGGCCAGGCGGGATGATTTTACCTTTTTCCGTCGGGTTAAAGACGAGATGATTCGGGCCACCGACGAGGTGGTGCTGAAAACCAAAAGCCTGCGGGCTTTCCGGGCCTATGAGTTGAAGATGGAAAAGGCCGGGCCCGATGATGATCTGCGGGTTTACGTTTCCTGGGAACTGGCCGATGACGAGATCGGCCGCCTGCTCCAGCACCGCTCCCGCAAATACCGCCAGATGGCGACCAAGGCCTACCGGGAACACCTGACCACCGGAGCGGCGCTGTACCGCCGGGTCGGTCGTGGGCTGGCCAAGTTTTATTACACCATTCGCTACGACGTGCTAAAAAGCCGGCACAAGCAGGTGAAGAAGGTGATGCAGGACGTCTCCGGCGAGGGCTCGGTGCTGATCAAGCAAATGTCGGCCCCCTTTACCGCGGCCTACGACTTCATCACCCGCAAGCCTGGTTCCCGCGCGACCCGTGGTTCGGCGGGATGGGGCACGAGCAGCCCGGAACAGATTGAATATGGCGAGATCTACACCTCCTCGCTGGCCAATGAAGACCGTACGGTGAGTTGCCCCAACGCCGAGCGACACGGCTGCAAGGATCTCTGGGTGCCGGATCTTTATGGCGAGTTCTGCGGGGTCTGCGAAAACTGCGGCCACCATTTTCCCCTGGAATACCAGTGGTATATGAAGCATCTTTTTGAGCCTGATTCCATCCGGGAGTTCAACGCCGACCTGGCTTCCATCAACCCGCTCTCTTTCCCCGGGTTCGACAAGAAGCTGGAGGCGGCCCGCAAAAAGACCGGCCGCCCCTGCGCCATGATCACCTTCGATGCCCGGGTAATGGGAATCGACATTGTGGTGGCCATGCTCTACAGCGATTTCCGCAATGGTACGGTGGGTGCGGCCGAGGGTGAAAAGTTTGCCCGGGCCTGTGAGATTGCCCGGATCAAGCGGCGGCCATTGCTCTCGTATGTACACACCACCGGCGGGATCAGGATTCACGAGGGCACCATGGGGGTTATTCAGATGCCCAAGTGCACCATGGCGGTGCGGGAATATATCGACTCAGGGGGCTTGTATATCGTGGTTTACGATAACAACTCCTATGCCGGGCCGGTGGCCAGCTTTCTGGGCTGTTCGCCCTACCAGTTCGCCATCCGTTCCAGCCGGCTGGGCTTTGCCGGCCCCCGGGTAATCCGCGATACCACCGGGGAAGATGTGCCGCCCGATTACCACGGTGCCCGCAGCGCCCTGAAACGGGGGCATATCCAGGGTATCTGGGACCGCCGGGACTTCCGGCGCAATCTGCACAAGTCGCTGATGACCATGGGCGGCGGTAATCTTTATTACCGGTAA
- a CDS encoding general secretion pathway protein GspB: MSYILEALKKSQRERDLGKVPSLETQQESPTTAGKPARSRLVPILLLNALLLLGVLGYLVLTQPGPGLLERKSEQHAAADDPAPPKNQEQPAAPAPEAAAKPPAATANEVAEATTAADPAPAPATAPPPQPDAAPPKFSDLPAAVRQQISPPTLQVHVYSENHQRRFIVVGGRQYQEGDRLPGNLKLDKITPDGVELSHQDQPFHLPR; the protein is encoded by the coding sequence ATGTCTTATATCCTTGAAGCCCTGAAAAAATCTCAACGGGAGCGGGACCTGGGCAAGGTTCCCAGCCTGGAAACCCAGCAGGAGAGCCCGACGACTGCGGGCAAACCGGCCCGCTCCCGCCTGGTGCCGATCCTGTTGCTCAACGCGCTGCTGCTGCTCGGGGTGCTGGGCTACCTGGTGCTCACGCAACCCGGCCCCGGCCTGCTGGAGCGGAAAAGCGAGCAACACGCAGCGGCCGACGACCCCGCTCCGCCAAAAAACCAGGAACAACCAGCGGCCCCGGCTCCTGAAGCAGCCGCGAAGCCACCAGCCGCCACAGCCAATGAAGTTGCGGAAGCGACCACTGCCGCCGACCCAGCTCCGGCCCCGGCCACTGCGCCACCGCCCCAACCCGACGCCGCGCCGCCCAAGTTCAGCGACCTGCCGGCAGCGGTGCGGCAGCAGATCAGCCCGCCCACCCTGCAAGTGCATGTCTATTCGGAAAATCACCAGCGCCGCTTCATCGTGGTCGGCGGCCGCCAGTATCAGGAAGGAGACCGCCTGCCCGGCAATCTGAAACTGGACAAAATCACCCCCGACGGCGTGGAACTGTCACACCAGGACCAGCCCTTCCACCTGCCCCGCTGA
- a CDS encoding ExeA family protein, with protein MYERHFGFNHKPFSITPDPRFLYLSARHREALAHLLYGVSEGGGFVLLTGEVGTGKTTLCRSLLEQLPPEVDLALILNPRLDAVELVAAVCDELQISYPAGCTSLRTLVGALNDHLLQSHAAGRRTVLVIDEAQNLSPEVLEQIRLLTNLETSESKLLEITLLGQPELREILTRPELRQLAQRITARYHLGPLSPEETVAYVRHRLLVAGVSRSLFTAGALKTLCRLSGGIPRLINVICDRALLGAYVEERNEVDAAILRRAAREVQHESNLPERWRRLLAAPTLRRRLLAAILLLALLPAGLLTYRLLPEQLPLAPPKQPGETTIPQEILWPPLLPGELLQEGDQGPEVRQLRFLLQQLAAELSGHEEERAAATLAATASGADYFDAELAELVGNFQAAHGLEADGIVGPQTWRQLRRSLVDLPPPGTADFNRQAPNKKTE; from the coding sequence ATGTACGAACGACACTTCGGCTTCAACCACAAACCGTTTTCCATCACCCCCGATCCGCGCTTTTTGTACCTCAGCGCCCGGCATCGCGAAGCCTTGGCCCATTTGCTTTACGGGGTAAGTGAGGGCGGCGGTTTTGTTCTTTTGACCGGCGAGGTTGGCACCGGCAAGACCACCCTGTGCCGCAGCCTGCTGGAGCAACTGCCCCCCGAGGTCGACCTGGCGCTGATCCTCAACCCGCGCCTGGACGCGGTGGAGTTGGTGGCCGCCGTCTGCGATGAGCTGCAGATCAGCTATCCCGCCGGCTGCACCAGCCTCCGTACCCTGGTCGGCGCCCTCAATGACCATCTGTTGCAAAGCCATGCCGCCGGCCGGCGGACGGTGCTGGTCATCGACGAGGCCCAGAATCTCAGCCCCGAGGTGCTGGAGCAGATCCGCCTGCTGACCAACCTGGAAACCTCCGAAAGCAAGCTGCTGGAAATCACCCTGCTGGGGCAACCGGAACTGCGGGAAATCCTGACCCGGCCTGAGCTGCGCCAACTGGCCCAGCGCATCACCGCCCGCTACCATCTGGGCCCTTTGAGCCCGGAGGAAACCGTGGCCTACGTGCGGCATCGGCTGCTGGTGGCGGGGGTAAGCCGGTCGCTCTTCACCGCCGGCGCCCTGAAAACTTTGTGCCGGCTCAGTGGCGGCATTCCGCGGCTGATCAACGTGATTTGCGACCGGGCCCTGCTGGGTGCTTACGTCGAGGAGCGCAACGAGGTCGATGCCGCCATTCTGCGCCGGGCCGCCCGGGAGGTGCAGCACGAAAGCAACCTGCCCGAACGCTGGCGCCGTTTGCTGGCCGCTCCGACCCTGCGCCGCCGCCTGCTGGCCGCCATCCTGCTGCTGGCCCTGCTGCCCGCAGGCCTGCTGACTTACCGCTTGCTGCCGGAACAACTGCCGCTCGCCCCCCCGAAACAACCCGGGGAAACCACCATCCCCCAGGAGATCCTGTGGCCGCCGCTACTGCCCGGCGAACTGCTGCAGGAAGGCGACCAGGGGCCGGAAGTACGACAATTGCGCTTTCTTTTGCAACAGTTGGCGGCGGAGTTGAGCGGCCACGAGGAGGAAAGGGCGGCAGCCACCCTGGCGGCCACCGCCAGCGGTGCCGATTACTTCGACGCCGAGTTGGCCGAGTTGGTCGGCAACTTCCAGGCCGCCCACGGCCTGGAGGCCGACGGTATTGTCGGCCCCCAAACCTGGCGTCAACTGCGGCGCTCACTGGTCGACCTGCCGCCACCCGGCACCGCAGACTTCAACCGCCAAGCACCCAATAAAAAAACCGAGTGA
- a CDS encoding biotin--[acetyl-CoA-carboxylase] ligase, with translation MTDTVTAATPAATALPPPSLVALVEQMSAGEKECRRDFAEAAADEILAYGAVVGAAVELFQRRDRCMDYARALIREYEQAGRAFPSGQVFIARELAAGKGRFDRSWHAPAGGLWLTLVLVNTLLPQHGRFYSLAVGVACAETLHSFGVPAKIKWVNDILLDNRKLAGTLIETDRGLHGAEEYVLIGIGINVNNDSFPPELHGLAGAMKDYLGREIPLEVVAARLLSKLRWNIGLLHYAEARQLAEEGDTGEPPLNHPLLQSWRQLSDTIGRRVMFGFDIQRRPQYEAVVEDIEPSGGLVLRHLADGAQIIEHAGEIIYLD, from the coding sequence GTGACCGATACCGTAACTGCCGCCACCCCGGCGGCGACTGCTTTGCCCCCGCCGTCATTGGTGGCACTGGTGGAGCAGATGAGCGCCGGGGAAAAAGAGTGCCGCCGGGATTTTGCCGAGGCGGCGGCCGATGAGATCCTGGCCTACGGGGCGGTGGTGGGCGCCGCAGTTGAGCTTTTCCAACGCCGGGACCGCTGCATGGATTACGCCCGGGCGTTGATCCGGGAGTATGAACAGGCGGGGCGCGCTTTTCCCAGCGGGCAGGTTTTTATTGCCCGGGAGCTGGCCGCCGGCAAGGGGCGTTTCGACCGCAGCTGGCACGCCCCGGCCGGCGGGCTGTGGCTTACCCTGGTGCTGGTCAACACCCTGCTGCCCCAGCACGGCCGGTTTTATTCCCTGGCGGTGGGGGTGGCCTGTGCTGAGACCTTGCACTCCTTTGGGGTGCCGGCGAAGATCAAATGGGTCAACGATATCCTGCTGGATAACCGCAAGCTGGCCGGCACTTTGATTGAAACCGATCGGGGTCTGCACGGGGCCGAGGAGTATGTGTTGATCGGCATCGGCATCAATGTTAACAACGATTCTTTCCCGCCGGAACTGCACGGCCTGGCCGGGGCGATGAAGGATTATCTGGGCCGGGAAATCCCGTTGGAGGTGGTGGCGGCCCGGCTGCTTAGCAAGTTGCGCTGGAACATCGGTTTGCTGCACTACGCCGAGGCCCGGCAACTGGCCGAGGAAGGTGACACCGGCGAGCCGCCGCTTAACCATCCGCTGCTGCAGAGCTGGCGGCAGCTCAGCGACACCATCGGCCGCCGGGTGATGTTCGGCTTTGATATCCAGCGCCGGCCCCAGTACGAAGCGGTGGTGGAAGATATCGAGCCCTCCGGCGGTCTGGTGTTGCGCCATCTGGCCGACGGGGCGCAGATCATCGAACACGCCGGCGAGATAATTTACCTGGACTGA
- a CDS encoding glycosyltransferase family 2 protein, with the protein MNDEFPPVSVIIPTYNRADFLDGAMASVLAQNYPCFELLVVDDGSRDQTAEVVAAWQRRLAAKTDEPADSSVDSRPGEAMTRLLPAPGSRPSLRYLRQENRGPAAARNLGIKEARHDLLAFLDSDDRWRPGKLAAQAGAMAARPEFLLSHTEEIWWRNGRRLNQKKRHRKQGGELFARSLELCVIGMSTVMARRRLFEAVGMFDENLPCCEDYDLWLRLTARHPVLYLEQPLTEKHGGRPDQVSVQYRVGMDRFRIQAIGKLLQDGALTREQTALAQQELQRKCLIYGEGCLKHGRQQEASHYLKLAKR; encoded by the coding sequence ATGAACGACGAATTTCCGCCGGTCAGTGTTATTATTCCCACCTATAATCGGGCCGACTTCCTCGATGGGGCCATGGCCTCGGTGCTGGCGCAGAATTATCCCTGCTTTGAACTGCTGGTGGTGGATGACGGCTCCCGCGACCAGACCGCCGAGGTGGTGGCCGCCTGGCAGCGCCGGTTGGCGGCGAAAACCGATGAACCCGCCGACAGCAGCGTGGATTCGCGCCCTGGTGAAGCCATGACCAGGTTGCTTCCGGCGCCGGGCAGCCGCCCCAGCTTAAGATATCTCCGCCAGGAAAATCGCGGCCCGGCGGCGGCCCGTAACCTGGGCATTAAAGAGGCCCGCCACGACCTGCTGGCCTTTCTCGATTCCGACGACCGCTGGCGGCCCGGCAAGCTGGCCGCCCAGGCCGGGGCCATGGCCGCCCGGCCGGAATTTCTGCTCTCCCACACCGAAGAGATCTGGTGGCGTAACGGCCGCCGGCTGAACCAGAAAAAGCGGCACCGCAAGCAAGGCGGCGAGCTTTTTGCCCGCAGCCTGGAGTTGTGTGTCATCGGTATGTCCACCGTTATGGCCCGCCGCCGGTTGTTCGAGGCTGTCGGCATGTTCGACGAAAACCTGCCCTGCTGTGAAGACTACGACCTCTGGCTGCGCCTTACTGCCCGCCACCCCGTCCTCTACTTGGAGCAACCGCTAACGGAAAAACATGGCGGCCGGCCGGATCAGGTTTCGGTGCAGTACCGGGTGGGGATGGATCGTTTCCGCATTCAAGCCATTGGCAAGCTGCTGCAAGACGGTGCCTTGACTCGGGAGCAAACGGCCCTGGCCCAGCAGGAGTTGCAGCGAAAATGCCTTATTTACGGTGAGGGTTGCCTGAAGCACGGGCGGCAGCAGGAGGCGAGTCACTACCTCAAGCTGGCCAAGCGTTAA
- a CDS encoding MFS transporter translates to MPTPEPTANAAAQNGPDLSRPHLPAGEWRSYVILFKGNKNYLRFWLAGVVSQMGNWFNYIAVFVLLNELVGSGVAVSWFLIAKYLPTAILAPAAGVVADRFSRKAIMIFCDVGRIFVVLGFLLVRDAELVWLVFVLALIQETLWSFYDPARRASVPNVCRPEELHLANALSGATWSVMLAVGAALGGLVTAAWGWQTAIVLDALTFAVSAALLASVVLPHVARKKTGKNTWRDYTGLNDLTAGIRYLAGHRQVAALLMVKSGWAISGGLLVMLAIFGEQVFQVGGQGGGSGVLYSMRGIGAAIGPILAWRLLGESNRDMYRSIGLAFFMGCLSYLAFSLSPTLAWAALFVLLGHIGGSVQWVFSTTLLQKAVEDQYRGRVFATEMALVTMILSISTYLTGAALDHGIDPRRVTMVLALCFLVPGVFWTIHAKRRLREE, encoded by the coding sequence ATGCCCACTCCCGAACCAACCGCCAACGCAGCCGCCCAGAACGGCCCCGACCTCAGCCGCCCCCATCTGCCCGCCGGGGAGTGGCGTTCCTACGTTATTTTATTCAAAGGCAATAAAAACTACCTGCGCTTCTGGCTGGCCGGGGTGGTCAGCCAGATGGGCAACTGGTTCAACTATATCGCCGTTTTTGTCCTGCTCAATGAGCTGGTGGGCAGCGGCGTGGCGGTGAGCTGGTTTCTGATTGCCAAGTACCTGCCCACCGCCATCCTGGCCCCGGCGGCCGGGGTGGTGGCGGATCGTTTTTCCCGCAAGGCGATCATGATCTTCTGCGATGTGGGCCGCATCTTCGTGGTGCTGGGCTTTCTGCTGGTCCGCGACGCCGAACTGGTCTGGCTGGTGTTTGTGCTGGCCCTGATCCAGGAAACCCTGTGGTCCTTTTACGATCCGGCCCGGCGGGCCTCGGTGCCCAACGTCTGCCGCCCCGAAGAGCTGCACCTGGCCAACGCCCTGTCCGGGGCCACCTGGTCGGTGATGCTGGCCGTCGGGGCAGCCCTGGGCGGGCTGGTCACCGCCGCCTGGGGTTGGCAGACCGCCATCGTGCTGGACGCCCTCACCTTCGCCGTTTCCGCCGCCCTGCTGGCCAGCGTGGTGCTGCCCCATGTGGCCCGTAAAAAAACCGGCAAAAACACCTGGCGGGATTACACCGGGCTTAACGATTTAACGGCTGGAATCCGCTACCTGGCCGGCCATCGCCAAGTGGCGGCGCTGCTGATGGTGAAAAGCGGCTGGGCGATCTCCGGCGGGCTGCTGGTGATGCTGGCTATCTTCGGGGAACAGGTTTTTCAGGTCGGCGGCCAGGGCGGCGGCAGCGGTGTGCTTTACAGTATGCGGGGGATTGGTGCGGCCATCGGCCCCATTCTGGCCTGGCGCCTGCTGGGGGAGAGCAACCGGGACATGTATCGCTCCATCGGCCTGGCCTTCTTCATGGGCTGCCTCTCCTACCTGGCCTTCAGCCTCTCGCCGACCCTGGCTTGGGCGGCACTCTTTGTGCTGCTGGGGCATATCGGCGGCTCGGTGCAGTGGGTTTTCAGCACCACCCTGCTGCAAAAGGCGGTGGAAGACCAGTACCGGGGCCGGGTGTTCGCCACCGAAATGGCCCTGGTAACCATGATTCTAAGTATTTCCACCTACCTCACCGGAGCTGCCCTGGACCATGGGATCGACCCCCGCCGGGTGACCATGGTGCTGGCCCTCTGCTTCCTGGTACCCGGCGTTTTCTGGACCATCCACGCCAAGCGGCGACTGCGGGAGGAGTGA
- the fbp gene encoding class 1 fructose-bisphosphatase, with protein MSRPLGITVSRHIMDSQRLHPEATGDLTGLLNELIVAAKTISAEVNMAGLADILGMSGKTNIQGEHVQKLDEFANNTIKRRMARCGYLCAMTSEEEADIIPVAEGYEGKYTLAFDPLDGSSNIDVNVSIGTIFSIHRRFTPDGGPGEEVDLLQPGKKQVAAGYIIYGSSTMLVFTTGDGVHGFTLDPSVGEFYLSHPDIRIPEKSKYFSINEGNWHYWQEPVRRYLEYLKAEDKATGRPYSARYIGSMVADFHRNLIAGGIFLYPRDSKDQTKTYGKLRLLYEAAPLAMVVEQAGGKAVTDDGRSILDMAPEDLHQRVPVVIGSARDVDTFLQFMNDTPVKPAG; from the coding sequence ATGAGCAGACCACTGGGAATTACGGTAAGCCGCCATATCATGGACAGCCAGAGGTTGCACCCCGAGGCCACCGGTGATCTCACCGGTTTGCTGAACGAGTTGATCGTGGCGGCCAAGACCATCTCGGCCGAGGTCAACATGGCGGGGTTGGCCGATATCCTGGGAATGAGCGGCAAGACCAATATCCAGGGCGAGCATGTGCAGAAACTCGATGAGTTTGCCAACAACACCATCAAGCGGCGCATGGCCCGCTGCGGTTATCTCTGCGCCATGACCTCGGAAGAGGAGGCCGACATCATCCCGGTGGCGGAGGGTTACGAGGGCAAATACACCCTGGCCTTCGATCCTCTGGACGGCTCATCCAATATCGATGTCAATGTCAGCATCGGCACCATCTTTTCCATCCACCGCCGCTTTACCCCCGACGGCGGCCCGGGGGAGGAGGTCGATCTGCTGCAGCCCGGCAAAAAACAGGTGGCCGCCGGTTATATCATCTACGGCTCCAGCACCATGCTGGTCTTCACCACCGGCGACGGGGTGCACGGCTTTACCCTGGACCCCAGTGTCGGCGAGTTCTATCTTTCCCACCCCGATATCCGGATCCCGGAAAAGAGCAAGTATTTCAGCATCAACGAGGGTAACTGGCATTACTGGCAGGAGCCGGTGCGCCGCTACCTGGAATATCTCAAGGCGGAGGACAAGGCCACCGGCCGGCCCTACAGTGCCCGCTACATCGGTTCCATGGTGGCGGATTTTCACCGCAACCTGATCGCCGGCGGCATCTTTCTCTACCCCAGGGACAGCAAGGATCAGACCAAGACCTACGGCAAGCTGCGGCTGCTCTACGAAGCGGCGCCGCTGGCCATGGTGGTGGAACAGGCCGGTGGCAAGGCGGTGACCGACGACGGGCGGTCGATCCTCGACATGGCCCCGGAGGATTTGCACCAGCGGGTGCCGGTGGTGATCGGCAGCGCCCGGGACGTTGATACCTTCCTCCAGTTCATGAACGATACGCCCGTTAAACCGGCCGGTTAG